The sequence GCAGAGCGCGGCGGAGCGGGCCAAGGTGGTGCTCGACGAGGCCGCGGCGCTGGCGGCGGAGCCGCAGCCGGTGGAGCCGGTCAAGGCGAAGCCGGCGCTGACCGTGGTGCCGAAGGCGGAAAAGCCCGCCGTGGCGAAGACGGTGACGGTGGCGCGCGAGAAAAGTGCGACGCCGAAGGCGGCCGGTGCCAGACAGGCGCGCAAGGTGCCGGCGGCGAAGTCCGCCAAGGCCGATGACCTGAAAGCGATTTCGGGCATCGGGCCGAAGCTGGAGCAGGTGCTGAACGGCATGGGCTTCCGGCGCTATGCCGACATCGTGGGCCTGACGCCCGCCGATGTCGCAAGGATCGAAGCCGAACTCGGTTTCGCAGGGCGCATCGCCCGCGATGGCTGGGTGGAGCAGGCAAAGGCGCTGGCGAAGGGCAGGGGCTGAGACCCCGCCGGAACCGGCAGATGGAACAAGGCCGAAGGGACGGGACCCGGACCTGAGGCTGGACAGAATGGCGCTGGCGAGACGCGGGGCTTTCCCGCGTCAAAAGCGGGATTGAGATATGGCAAAGCTGAAAGTCGACGGAAAAGAAATCGAAGTCCCGGATCACTTCACGCTGCTTCAGGCGTGCGAGGAGGCCGGCGCCGAGGTTCCGCGCTTCTGTTTCCACGAGCGGCTGTCGGTTGCCGGCAACTGCCGCATGTGCCTCGTCGAGGTGAAGGGCGGCCCGCCGAAGCCGGCGGCCTCCTGCGCCATGGGCGTCAGGGACCTGCGCCCCGGCCCGAACGGCGAACCGCCGGAAGTCTTCACGACCACGCCGATGGTCAAGAAGGCACGCGAAGGCGTGATGGAGTTCCTGCTCATCAACCACCCGCTCGATTGCCCGATCTGCGACCAGGGCGGCGAATGCGACCTGCAGGACCAGGCGATGGCCTTCGGCATCGACAGTTCGCGCTACGCGGAGAACAAGCGCGCGGTCGAGGACAAGTATATCGGCCCGCTCGTCAAGACGATCATGAACCGCTGCATCCACTGCACGCGCTGTGTCCGCTTCACGACGGAAGTGGCCGGCATCACCGAGCTCGGCCTGATTGGCCGCGGCGAGGATGCCGAGATCACCACCTATCTCGAACAGGCGATGACCTCCGAGCTGCAGGGCAACGTGGTCGACCTCTGCCCGGTCGGCGCGCTGACCTCCAAGCCCTTCGCCTTCACTGCCCGCCCGTGGGAGCTGAACAAGACCGAATCGATCGACGTCATGGACGCCGTCGGCTCGGCGATCCGCGTCGATACCCGCGGCCGCGAGGTGATGCGCATCCTGCCGCGCGTCAACGAGGAGATCAACGAGGAGTGGATCTCCGACAAGACCCGCTTCATCTGGGACGGCCTGAAGACCCAGCGTCTCGACCGCCCCTATGTCCGCAAGGACGGCCGTCTGCAGCCCGCCAGCTGGGCCGAGGCCTTCGGCGCCATCAAGGCCGCCGTCGCCGGCAAGCCGGGCGACCGCATCGGTGCGATCGCCGGCGACCTCGCCTCCGTCGAGGAAATGTATGCACTGCGCGAGCTGATGGCCTCGCTCGGCTCGAAGAATATCGACTGCCGCCAGGACGGTTCGGTGCTCGATCCGTCGCTCGGCCGTGCCAGCTACCTGTTCAACCCGACCATCGAGGGCATCGAGCAGGCCGACGCGCTGCTCATCGTCGGCGCCAATCCGCGCCTCGAAGCCGCCGTGCTCAACGCCCGCATCCGCAAGCGCTGGCGCATGGACAACTTCCCGATCGGCGTGATCGGCGTCGAGGGCGAGCTGCGCTACGACTACGACTATCTCGGCGCCGGCACGGACACGCTTTCGGCCCTCATCGACGGCTCGCTCTCCTTTGCCGAAAAGCTGAAGAAGGCCGAACGCCCGATGATCATCGTCGGCCAGGGCGCGCTGTCGCGCGCCGATGGTCTCGCCGTTCTCTCGGCCGTCGCGAACCTGGCGGAAAGCGTCGGCGCGGTGACGGCGGACTGGAACGGCCTTGCGGTCCTCCACACCGCGGCCGCGCGCGTCGGCGGCCTCGACCTTGGCTTCGTGCCGGGCGAGGGCGGCAAGACCGCGGCCGAGATGCTGACCGGCACGGACGTGCTCTTCCTGCTTGGCGCGGATGAAATGGACTTTTCCAACAAGACCGCCTTCACGGTCTATATCGGCTCGCACGGCGACAATGCGGCGCATGTCGCCGACGTCATCCTGCCGGGCGCGACCTATACCGAGAAGTCGGGCACCTGGGTCAACACCGAAGGCCGCGTCCAGCTGGGCAACCGCGCCGGCTTCGCGCCGGGCGACGCCCGTGAGGACTGGGCGATCCTGCGTGCGCTGTCCGACGTGCTCGGCAAGAAGCTGCCCTTCGATTCGCTGGTGCAGCTGAGAGCGAAACTCCACGCCGCACACCCGCATTTCGCCGCGATCGACGAGATTGCGGCCGGCGATATCGCCGATCTTTCCGCACTTGCGAAAAAAGGCGGGACGATGGCGAATTCCGGGTTTGCGTCTCCGATCAAAGACTTCTATTTGACGAACCCGATAGCGCGCGCCTCCGCGGTCATGGCCGAATGCTCGGCGCTGGCCCGCAACAATTTCAAAGCCGCGGCGGAATGAGCGCGAAGGGATAAAGCATTATGGACGCTTTCGTTTCGACCTATGTTTGGCCCGGCCTGATCATGGTGGCCCAGTCGCTGCTGCTCCTGGTCGCGCTCCTGGTCTTTATCGCCTACGTGCTTCTGGCCGACCGCAAGATCTGGGCGGCCGTGCAGCTGCGCCGCGGCCCGAACGTCGTCGGCCCCTTCGGCCTGTTCCAGTCCTTCGCCGACCTCTTGAAGTTCGTCTTCAAGGAGCCGGTGATCCCGGCGACGGCCAACAAGGTGATCTTCCTTCTCGCGCCGCTCGTCTCCGTGACGCTGGCGCTTGCCACCTGGGCGGTCGTTCCGCTGAACGAAGGCTGGGTGATCGCCAACATCAATGTCGGCATCCTCTACATCTTCGCGATCTCCTCGCTCGAAGTCTACGGCATCATCATGGGCGGCTGGGCTTCGAACTCGAAGTATCCGTTCCTCGGCGCGCTGCGCTCCGCCGCGCAGATGGTCTCCTACGAAGTGTCGATCGGTTTCGTCATCGTCACCGTTCTGCTCTGCGTCGGCTCGCTGAATCTGACCGATATCGTCAATTCGCAGCGTGACGGCGTCGGCACGATGATCGGCCTGCCCGGTTCTTTCCTGGATTGGCACTGGCTGGCGCTGTTCCCGATGTTCGTGGTGTTCTTCATCTCGGCGCTCGCCGAAACGAACCGCCCGCCCTTCGACCTGCCGGAAGCCGAATCCGAACTCGTCGCCGGCTTCATGGTGGAGTACGGCTCCACCCCGTACATGATGTTCATGCTCGGTGAATACGCCGCCATCTGCCTGATGTGCGCGCTGACCACGATCCTCTTCCTCGGCGGCTGGCTGCCTCCGGTCGACGTCTGGTTCCTCAACTGGGTCCCGGGCATCGTGTGGTTCGTCCTGAAGGCGTGCTTCGTCTTCTTCATGTTCGCGATGGTGAAGGCCTTCGTGCCGCGCTACCGCTACGACCAGCTCATGCGTCTCGGCTGGAAGGTCTTCCTTCCGATCTCGCTCGCCATGGTCGTCATCGTTGCATTCGTGCTGAAGCTTACGGGCTGGTCCGCATGACCGCCCGCGACCTCAGCAGCATTGGAGCTTAAGCATGGCTAGTCTTTCGCAAGCCGTAAATTCGCTGTTCCT comes from Rhizobiaceae bacterium and encodes:
- a CDS encoding NADH:ubiquinone oxidoreductase — protein: MKTPAGQDANATRVQPAEAGGNDPFGLAPWLREMPDVPLHPLMAHPVAAMAATTAIGFGIAGQMAGAMLGLMQSAAERAKVVLDEAAALAAEPQPVEPVKAKPALTVVPKAEKPAVAKTVTVAREKSATPKAAGARQARKVPAAKSAKADDLKAISGIGPKLEQVLNGMGFRRYADIVGLTPADVARIEAELGFAGRIARDGWVEQAKALAKGRG
- the nuoG gene encoding NADH-quinone oxidoreductase subunit NuoG yields the protein MAKLKVDGKEIEVPDHFTLLQACEEAGAEVPRFCFHERLSVAGNCRMCLVEVKGGPPKPAASCAMGVRDLRPGPNGEPPEVFTTTPMVKKAREGVMEFLLINHPLDCPICDQGGECDLQDQAMAFGIDSSRYAENKRAVEDKYIGPLVKTIMNRCIHCTRCVRFTTEVAGITELGLIGRGEDAEITTYLEQAMTSELQGNVVDLCPVGALTSKPFAFTARPWELNKTESIDVMDAVGSAIRVDTRGREVMRILPRVNEEINEEWISDKTRFIWDGLKTQRLDRPYVRKDGRLQPASWAEAFGAIKAAVAGKPGDRIGAIAGDLASVEEMYALRELMASLGSKNIDCRQDGSVLDPSLGRASYLFNPTIEGIEQADALLIVGANPRLEAAVLNARIRKRWRMDNFPIGVIGVEGELRYDYDYLGAGTDTLSALIDGSLSFAEKLKKAERPMIIVGQGALSRADGLAVLSAVANLAESVGAVTADWNGLAVLHTAAARVGGLDLGFVPGEGGKTAAEMLTGTDVLFLLGADEMDFSNKTAFTVYIGSHGDNAAHVADVILPGATYTEKSGTWVNTEGRVQLGNRAGFAPGDAREDWAILRALSDVLGKKLPFDSLVQLRAKLHAAHPHFAAIDEIAAGDIADLSALAKKGGTMANSGFASPIKDFYLTNPIARASAVMAECSALARNNFKAAAE
- the nuoH gene encoding NADH-quinone oxidoreductase subunit NuoH, with protein sequence MDAFVSTYVWPGLIMVAQSLLLLVALLVFIAYVLLADRKIWAAVQLRRGPNVVGPFGLFQSFADLLKFVFKEPVIPATANKVIFLLAPLVSVTLALATWAVVPLNEGWVIANINVGILYIFAISSLEVYGIIMGGWASNSKYPFLGALRSAAQMVSYEVSIGFVIVTVLLCVGSLNLTDIVNSQRDGVGTMIGLPGSFLDWHWLALFPMFVVFFISALAETNRPPFDLPEAESELVAGFMVEYGSTPYMMFMLGEYAAICLMCALTTILFLGGWLPPVDVWFLNWVPGIVWFVLKACFVFFMFAMVKAFVPRYRYDQLMRLGWKVFLPISLAMVVIVAFVLKLTGWSA